The following coding sequences lie in one Halomonas sp. 'Soap Lake #6' genomic window:
- a CDS encoding DJ-1/PfpI family protein: MSSKRILMITGDYTEDYETMVPFQALMAVGHQVDAICPGKASGETVATAIHDFEGDQTYSEKPGHRFALNADFASTNPADYDALVIPGGRAPEYLRLNKEVLTMVQHFFETNKPVAAICHGAQLLAAAKVLEGKQCSAYPACQPEVELAGGHFANLEVTDAVTDGNLVTAPAWPAHPAWLAQFMALLNR; this comes from the coding sequence ATGAGCAGCAAGCGAATTTTGATGATTACCGGTGACTACACCGAAGATTATGAAACCATGGTGCCTTTTCAGGCCTTGATGGCGGTAGGTCACCAAGTGGATGCCATTTGCCCTGGCAAAGCATCGGGCGAGACGGTAGCCACTGCGATTCATGACTTCGAAGGTGATCAAACGTATTCTGAAAAGCCTGGTCACCGCTTCGCGCTAAATGCCGATTTCGCCAGCACCAACCCAGCAGACTACGATGCCTTAGTGATACCTGGTGGGCGAGCACCAGAGTACCTGCGTTTGAATAAAGAAGTGCTAACCATGGTTCAGCACTTTTTTGAGACCAACAAGCCCGTAGCCGCGATTTGCCATGGTGCCCAGCTATTGGCTGCTGCCAAGGTGCTGGAAGGCAAACAGTGTTCTGCCTACCCAGCTTGCCAGCCAGAAGTGGAGCTTGCAGGAGGTCACTTCGCCAACCTGGAAGTGACGGATGCTGTTACCGATGGCAATTTGGTAACGGCACCGGCCTGGCCTGCTCACCCTGCGTGGCTAGCGCAGTTTATGGCATTGCTGAATCGCTAA